The sequence below is a genomic window from Lolium perenne isolate Kyuss_39 chromosome 7, Kyuss_2.0, whole genome shotgun sequence.
CGACCACCGAAGCACCACGAGCAGCTGCAGCACCGCCGCCAGCAGCATGGAGAAGCCCAGactccaccgccaccacctcaACACAGGCATCAAGCCAAGATCCACAAGGGTAGACAGCAAATCTAGAAAAAGAAAGACCTAAACTAACCTAAACTACTCCGGCGCGTCACCTTCACCGCCTCCGGCTGGCTATTCCGGCGGAGTGGCTCCGGATCTGCCCGGCGACGAAAAAGGTGGAGGCCAAGTACTGTAGCTGGGTGAGAGCTGTCTGGGGGGGAAATGAGAGCGGGCCTTTCCCCATTTAAACTTGATCAGCCGTGCTGCAACCTTGCCCAGCTTATTCACATTGGTTAGGCGGGTGTCTGCCACACCGCTCGCTCATTTCGGCGCCGTTGGTATTGGACGTCTTCGTCTCCAACGCACCTTGACGCCCAACATTCAGGTCTCATATTGGTGCAGCTCATGCCGTGCTTTTGGCGGCCAAATTCATTGATTTGATGTGTGCTTTGCCTCTCCAATCAATCCCGCTGTTACATAATTGTCTACAGTACTCTTCCtaagaatttttttttttgtcatGTCAGAGGAAAATATCAGGGTTCTGCTCAAATCATGCTTCTCCCGTCCTCTTCTATTTATCACCTGGTATTATCTTATGACATTATTCCATCTATGTTGGACACTTGGACTTAATGCATGCTATGTTGCAGTAGTACTCCTATAGTCCTGTCCAGATGAATGCATCTATTGCAAATGGAGATTGATGGATAGACCTACGAAGCATGATGTACTTTTCAGCATGTAAGTTTGTCTTTTAGCTCCTATTTGCTATTTTCGGTTTCATGTAATCTACAGGTTCGTTATTATTTGTAGATGGCAGGAAGTCCCGCAGCAATTCGCAATTCTTCTCTCGAAGACACATTGACATCATGTATATACATCTGTACATATACAATTGTCGCTTCTATCATGTTGTCTCCAGGCGTTGATTAATTTTGTTTGCCATCCTCCAACATGGACTTATGTGTTCTTTGGGCCTTGGGAAGTAAGCCAGAAAGGCAAACAGAGATTGGAAAAATAACCTTGCTTGCTGCGGGAGTACAAGAGTAGGTACTTAATATGGAAGTTCTCGGTTTTTATTTGTATGATGGATTCGAGTCACGACAACAGCATTTATGTTCAATTCTTAGCAATATGTCATATTGGTAGAACTTCTTTCACTTTGCAGCACATTGATAATCTTGTCAGTTACAAATTACCATAGGGAAACTCGATAATACATGTGATATGTTGACATATATGAAAGTCTAATGTGTTCATTTTAGCTCACCACAAACAAATTGTCTAAACCTAATTTTGTAAAATGTTTAGAAAAAGATGTTCCCATTTCTTAATAGGTTTTGCTCTTCGGTAAATCATTGGTATGAGTACTGAGTTTTTGACTAAGTATTTGGTCGGATATAGAAAGCAACAAATAGTGTGGTACTCCAACGTCATAGCTAACAACCATTGCATCTTTTAGATAGAAATTTCTAAAGGTCTACCCTGGAAGAAGTGGCTATCTCTCAGTTGAGCCATATGTCACATAATAGTTTGCTTCAAGTCGCATAAACTTTGTAAACAGGTTTTACACTGGAAGAAGAATTGTATTGCGAAGCAATATTTCATTTTCCAAAAAttcccgccgcaacgcgcggggtgTCATCTAGTTATATAAAATGTGGTGTCTCACTAGATATTTTGCCGCTAGGCCGTTGAATCGGACCCGTTCCAAGTCTCAGTCGAGCggagctcttttttttttttttgaattgcgAGCGGAGCTCTTTAATTTGCGAGTTGCCGAGTTACCTGAGATGGAGTATTCCACGCGGATGCGCGCAGTTTGCCTGGCTCGGACCGTTTCAGCGGCTAACTTGGAACGACGTCCATGGTTTCGCCCTTGCTCGCCGCGCGCGCGACCACCACGTACTCCCCATTAATAGAGCTCATCAGCGGCATCCATGGACAAACAACCTAGCCAGAGACCCATAAAGAGACAgagaaagggaggaagaagacaaCACACCTCCACCGTCCCACGAACGAAGCGAAACCCTGATCGAGCGAGCTCGACCGCCACCAGGGCAAATCAATGGCGTCGCCGTCGCCTTCGTTCCTGCTCCAGCTGGTGCGGTACGTGTCGTCCCTCCCGACCCACTTCATGCGGGTCAGCACGAGGGCGCTCCCGCTCCAGATGGAAGGCTCCGGCCGGGCTATCCGTCCCCTCGCCGCCGCCCCCAAGCCGAAGCCACCGGGTCCGCCGGCGGAAGGCCCCGGCGACAAGGGTGGGATCATCCATGCCGCCTCTCCCGTACCGCGCGAGCTGATGCGGGCGGCGCCTCAGAGGCAGGGCGCCGGAGGGATGATCAAGGCGCCCCAGCGGCCCGGCGCGCCGGCCGAGGGCACCGGCGGCCGCGGCGGGATCATCCATGCTGCCTCTTCTTGAACGGCCTCAAGTCGTCAACATTTTCGTGATGAGACGATAGAACACTGATGAAGATGATCGATCGAGAGCAATCGAGATTCAAGTTTCTCGAAAATAAATCGAGAATTCACTATTACTGCCGCAGGTGCATTTTCCTGTTCTACGTACGTACAGCTCGAGATGTAGGTGATGCcaggtcaaaaaaaaaaagatgtagGTGATGCATGTCCAGTGTACGTACGTGAACGCACCTGCTTCAGGTTCGTAGGAAAAAAAACAGAGGCTGAATGTCACTGCTAGCTAGTAGCATAATCTGCAAATCCGTCCCGATATTTGCATCATATTAATATACTCAGCTGTTCAAATATGTTATGATCCAAACGAGTGTTCAGATATGTTGTGATCTGAGCAGAGTGCACAAAAAACTGGCAGCGAAGATGGAGGTGCTTCTGTGCATCTGAACCTTTTCGAGACTGCTAGTTAGATGATTTGAATTTCATCGGTGACTTTTGCAGTCCTGATCATGATGCGGGCATTTAAGAAGTGGTCGGGTTAAGACTATCGAGGGCCTGGATTGCAAGGTGGGAGCTTTCCTATGCACTACCTAGGACTGCCAGTTAACGATAAAGCTCTCTTCGTAGCTAACTGGAACTTACTTATGTAGAACATGAGTCACACGGTTAACCCATGACAAGCTCTCTTTTTGGTCTCGGCTGGGAGACTCGAACTGATGAATTTCTATCTCTCGAACCTCCTGATGTCTGCAATAACCTCCTGATGTCTGCAATGGGCATGTACCTCTTGCATGACACTATTCATGGGGTTATGCGTAAACACCAATCCCGCTTTTTTGGGAAGGGGTGGGAACTAAACGCAAATACCAAATGGTGGAGTGCTCCACGGTGTGTAAGCCACGAGAGTTTGGGGGTTTGCGAATCCTTAATAAGAAATTCACGAACATTGCCTTAATGCTAAAGTGGATCTGGAAAAATCTACCAGAACGAGGAGGGTCTATGGACGAACCTTCTGAAAGGCTAAGTATCTCGGCAATAACGATATGTTCTCACCGCGGTCCCTTCTAAGGGCTTTCATTTCTGGAATACCATTAATATAAGATCAAATAGTATTTCAAGTTGGGAGCCCGATACCAGTTCCACACCGGAAGGAGGACCTATTGTTTGCTTGACTCGTGGACGGGCGACGGGCCTTTCCGTGAGACCTTCACGATGTTGTTTGCGTGATGTGACTGTTGtgaagtgtacaagtagattgcctagccctttccatcagtttggacttttggttcaagtggctagtgcatgaagcttaacatggtatcagagccccaggtctcgagtttaAATCCTGactttcacaatttattctaaaaacTATCTCTTCTCCCCCCTCTTCTCGCAGCCGccgcccggccgccgccgctgcctctttgcctctctacacgtgttgactctcttctcccgtcacacgcgagtgggggtgttgtgaagtgtacaagtagattgcctagccctttccatcagttcgaacttttggttcaagtggctagtgcatgaagcttaacagtgACAATCCTTTTTCCACGGTCTTGGGTGTGCGTAGCAATGAGAATTAGGTTCAAACACACCTTCGGGCTACCAGAGACAGTGGAATGGGATAACCTCTGTagaatctttgacctctacccaaGTTCGGCGGGCGAAGATGAGGTCCTGTGGGCATTGGAAGCCTCAGGGGAGTATTCCACCAACTCTATGTACCGAAAACTATaagcggggggggggggtggggggtcACACTTCAAGGAAGTGTGGCGGACGAAGGTCCCACCCAAAATCAAAGTCTTCCTTCAGAAGTTGATTAGGGGCAAGCTCCCCTTTGGGAGCAGCTAGCCAAGCGGAACGGACCTTCGGATGGGAGTTGCGCCCTGTGTGCCGACTTGGAGGACTGCGGCCATATTTTCTTCACTTGTCATCTTGACAGATGGATTGGTCAAAGTTGCAAGGAGAGACTCGGTTATGGTGCGATAAAGAGCTTGATTCAATGCTCGGATTCACGTAGAAAGTAAGAGTTGTAGCATATTCATAGGAGAGCTATGTACTTTAAATTAGTAGTCTCGGTAGTTAGAAAAAAAAAGCTTTGAATACGGATTCAAAGCATCTTGTGGAACCAGGCAGAAGCTGTGGATTTCATTGCCATTGTCCATGGCTTATCGGGCCCCCTTCGAAGACTAGCTAGCTTGGTTTACCTTTGCGACCTAGAGTTGTGCACTTTGGGATATTTGTAATAAACTAGCTATAGAAGGATCTCTGATCAATAACCTGGttgttgccattttaaaatgtctaCCTATATACAGAGCTGGAGGATAATGGTCAGATCGAGGGACAGAGTGTTGCTGGACGCGACGCTAGACGAGATTAGTAGTCTATATAAGAGGATGTGTGCTGGAGTATGCAAAGGATGCGACTGCCGACTTTCTtccatactagatttagatgtgcgccttggcgcacgatcccgtgaagcTCATGTCCATTTTCATTTCTTATAACGATGATAAAAAAAATGCCAATATGACAAGCGCCTTGGCCCGTGGAGCTCGTGACAATGTTTAGTTGTGATAAAAATAGCTGCCAAACTCAGTAAAAGTGTGTATATATGGGAATGATAGGAACTACAAACAGAGTAACAAATGCAGATTTTAGGGAGTGTTTTTAAGCCGCTGGTGTCAACAATGCAGGTCTAAAAGAATGCAAATACTGAAAAGGTCAAATTCAGGTGTCTATTGAATGAATTACATATTTCTGAACAGAATTAACAAATCCGGGTTTGAGAGAATCCACCAAAATGTTACACAATCAGACAGTTTTTTATACTCGTATTCTATAATGCTAAATACATGGGTGAGATGACGACATAATATTATTTTTCCCCAATCAGTTCATAGCTACGTACCATCATCATCATTCCAACGGAGACACATGTACATTGGTTGCAGCAAACACTATGATGAAACTGATAGGCGGACCATCATCCGTAGGTCCCATTCAGTCGATGACCTCTTATGTCTTCTTGAGCTCCTTCGACTGGAGGTACCAGCCCAGGTGTAACTATCAATTATCCATTTCAATGTCATGAGCTTGTGTAAGTCTTCGCTTAACAGAAATCACAATTTATTTCCCGTCTACAAAATACAACCAGTTTATagctacaatcatcatcatcccaaTTGAGACGCAAGTCCATGTACTGCAGCAAACAACATGTTCGAACTGATAGGCAGACCTTCATCAGCAGGTCCGATTCGgtcgacgacctcttctccttcGACATGAGTTACCAGCCGAGAGCTCTCAGGCCGGCGACGTTGCCTGCCAGGACAGCCTAGTTCCTTTTCTTGTTGGTCGACACACCAGTGGATGTGGACCGTCGGGCCAGCGCCTCCAGCTGTAAGGTCGCTCGCTGCAGAGCTTGGTGTTGATGTAGCTTCCTCTCCAGTGACGTGACCCTGAAACCATGTACAGACCTTGTCAGTTTCACGACCCACATAGGACAGTGTATTTCGACTCAGGAATTTAACACGTAAATATCAATTCGCTGAAATAATCTTTTGCAGAAGGATGTTATTACAGCATACAAAATCACAGGAAGGGAAGACTTGTGGAAGTAAAAGATAACCAGACACTGTCCAGTTCAGTGGTTTAAAAAACTGCAGGGAGCTTACAAAAATGTGCAGATCTTGCCAGTTTCATGACACACAGGACACATTTAGCGTATTTTATGTTAGGAGCTTAAACATACATATCAGTTCACGTACATAAGTTGAATTCAAGAATGTCAATTTAAACGACATCAGCAAAAGAGAAGAGTTGCAGAAACAAAACATCAACAAGCACTGCCCAACAACAGTGGTAAAAGAATTTAAAGCTCTTGTAAGTTTCATGAAGCAGACATAACATATACTATTTTGACTTATCAGTTAGCACAAAAGAATCTACAGCTCTTGTGAGTTTTCACGACCCACATAGATCATATATAGCCTATCAATTAGATAGCACTATGCTAGGAAACTAAGCCACAACAATAAGCCGATGGTCCATAATAATGAGAAAATtcagggaaaagtgaggaaaaggGGACCATTCAAATCTCTTAAGCTCGAAACCCATAATAACATGATGTTAGAAAAAGGGTCTGTAATAAAACCATATGCAAATCTGAAGGGAACACATCGATCACATTAAGCCAGAGTTGCAAGAGATGAATGTCTGCAATCAAATCCCCCATGTCTCCCTTTCATTGATAATAAAGCGCcgtatgcatcgattgatgcagaggctggggttcaCCCCGTATCGAAAAAAATGTCTCCCTTTCACATAATATCAATGTCAGGGTCCATCTCATTCGGAATGTTCACCTCGGCGTTGAAACTGTTGCTCCCTCGCTATTTATAGAACTGCAAAAAAAACAGGACATGACGTTTCAACACTTTACATGTCCAGAAGTAGTGCCATTTTAAAAGATAAAGTCAACTTCACAAAATGCCAGTAGTCCAAACCTTGGTTAAAACCAAGATGGTTCTTGGACTGGATTTAGAAATCAAAATTTGTAATAGTTCACCTAGGCCACATGAGCAAAGCGCAAGAGAAAAAAGGTATACTGGCAAAACAAAACATGCATGTCTCATTTATTTATTGATAATTTGAGTACAGCAAGACATACCTATTGGTAGCTAATATCTGAAACAGGGTATTTAATGTACTCCCCCATATCATGCAAAAACAATGGTGAGCAGATTATAAAAAATCTTTAAGGAATTATGTTATCACGATTAGAAAAAGAGGAAACACGTTGAATTTTTGTTTGTTGGCTGAAGTGGACAGGCAACCAACACCTGGTTATCCACCATAAAACAACAACGTTATTGCCTATACTTAGCAAGTAGCATTCCAAATTGACATAGGTCCAATATAGATACAGCAAGAACTTTAAAGAACATAACTTGTATATTCAGATTGCAGTAGTGTTGGAAGAGCTAATAGAGATATTAACATCAAACTTTCCATATCTGATGAATAGAAGAATGTAACGACTTCCTGTGGCAGCAACGCCCCGGAAAGGAACGAAATCGGAGCTGACTTTGTAATCCAGATATATATGAGGCCATGCAAAATAAACTATCCGTAAACTGAAGTGATCTGAAATTGCAAGCCAGAGGTCCAGAAAATAAAGAATACCACTCTATTCAGAACAACTGAAATGGGGCAGAGTTTGCGAGAAGGATACTACATAATCAAATTCAGCTCGATCTCCGGTTGTCAGAAACAAAGATTTCTGCAGTGTAGTTGGAGAAGTATCTTTTCCATTTGCAAGGGTGTGGACACATTCATCAGAGCACAACTGACAGAGATAAACGATGAAACCGTTATGTCAATGATGCTTTGTTGTACATGAGTACATAATCTCAGTTTGCTTTGTCCAAGGTGGAGTAGGGAAAAACCTGGCAGGTGTAGCCTAATTATGAAAGTGGGGACATATCAGGAAAATTGCATGAAAACAATTTCACCTCCATGGATCCACAAAAAGAATAGGACACCAATATGGCGGGGCAATTTAGTGAGCCAATATGTGTTCTCCATGTGG
It includes:
- the LOC127326221 gene encoding uncharacterized protein: MASPSPSFLLQLVRYVSSLPTHFMRVSTRALPLQMEGSGRAIRPLAAAPKPKPPGPPAEGPGDKGGIIHAASPVPRELMRAAPQRQGAGGMIKAPQRPGAPAEGTGGRGGIIHAASS